In one Diabrotica virgifera virgifera chromosome 5, PGI_DIABVI_V3a genomic region, the following are encoded:
- the LOC126884695 gene encoding zinc finger protein 718-like, producing the protein MTTSVALYQCRLCLNKTSSRVDIFVGDFPGMLDRLTSIKVHEDDGLPKYSCTKCAEEVQMALAVKKRIIESHQFLLEALENKRAIFETIEITPIINIVESSVPKKRKITKQKIVSKKSKPIIKQNQTQPKSELVESSKEATTNKDANEVSVKSDIKSEVVEKTNQPNTNKEEIGALDQDIFNKVESSVPKKTKTTKQKIVSRKAKPIIKQKQIQPKSGLVQKSNEATTNEGVNDNSNEATTNEGAYDNSNEVTTDEDANEGSVKCDIITEGAEKNQPNEIKQKKRGRKRIESTDFTCETCNLSFSDKKPYNMHKRKHEISKCHICDRLIRTDNIKKHIRMHTSGPSVCSICGATFKNFNGLRCHNFHYHKHTAEHYICEECGKGFRMKHSFLLHKKKVHIGIKTFKCTTCGKAFFTNANLSSHVRMTHEKLRPHVCEYCGTGFSSKCALRTHKRQHTNEKPFVCQHCLEGFRQRASLRSHLKSKHGIEEAKEFFCKTCEKGFATNYALSIHERLHETKKCEICSEHFVGDDYLANHLKEVHHLEVEMKQDS; encoded by the exons GTACACGAAGACGATGGCTTACCAAAATATAGTTGTACAAAATGTGCAGAAGAAGTTCAGATGGCTTTGGCGGTTAAGAAACGTATTATAGAGTCACATCAGTTTCTATTAGAAGCTCTAGAAAACAAGAGGGCAATATTTGAAACAATAGAGATAACCCCTATTATTAATATAGTCGAATCTTCAGTaccaaaaaagagaaaaatcactaagcAAAAAATAGTTTCTAAAAAATCTAAACCAATAATTAAACAAAATCAAACCCAACCAAAATCAGAATTAGTTGAGAGCTCAAAAGAAGCAACAACAAATAAAGATGCAAATGAAGTAAGTGTAAAAAGTGATATAAAATCTGAAGTAGTAGAAAAAACAAATCAACCAAacacaaataaagaagaaataGGAGCACTAGAtcaagatatttttaataaagtcgAATCTTCAGTACCAAAAAAGACAAAAACCACTAAGCAAAAAATAGTTTCTAGAAAAGCTAAGCCAATAATTAAACAAAAGCAAATCCAACCAAAGTCAGGATTAGTTCAGAAATCAAATGAAGCAACAACAAATGAAGGTGTAAATGATAACTCAAATGAAGCAACAACAAATGAAGGTGCATATGATAACTCAAATGAAGTAACAACAGATGAAGATGCAAATGAAGGAAGTGTAAAATGTGATATAATAACTGAAGGAgcagaaaaaaatcaaccaaatgaAATTAAACAAAAGAAGAGAGGACGGAAACGTATTGAGAGTACTGACTTTACTTGTGAAACATGTAATTTAAGTTTTTCAG ataAAAAACCGTACAACATGCATAAACGAAAACACGAAATAAGCAAGTGTCATATTTGCGACCGACTCATTAGAACAGACAATATAAAGAAACACATCAGGATGCATACATCAGGTCCATCAGTTTGTTCTATTTGTGGAGCCACATTCAAAAATTTTAACGGTTTAAGATGTCACAACTTTCATTACCACAAACATACTGCCGAACATTATATTTGCGAAGAATGCGGTAAAGGCTTTCGAATGAAACATAGTTTCTTATTGCATAAAAAAAAGGTTCATATTGGTATAAAGACCTTTAAATGTACTACATGTGGAAAAGCTTTCTTTACCAACGCCAATTTATCCTCACATGTTCGAATGACTCACGAAAAACTGAGACCTCATGTTTGTGAATATTGTGGTACTGGCTTTTCGTCTAAGTGTGCTTTAAGAACTCATAAAAGACAACATACCAATGAAAAACCGTTCGTTTGTCAGCACTGTTTAGAAGGGTTTAGACAGCGGGCTTCATTACGATCCCATTTGAAATCAAAGCATGGAATAGAGGAGGCCAAAGAATTCTTTTGTAAAACGTGTGAGAAGGGTTTCGCTACAAATTATGCTTTGAGTATACATGAGAGATTACACGAAACTaaaaagtgtgaaatttgttcagaACATTTTGTTGGAGATGACTATTTGGCAAACCATCTTAAGGAAGTCCACCATCTGGAAGTAGAAATGAAACAAgatagttaa
- the LOC126884700 gene encoding gastrula zinc finger protein XlCGF26.1-like yields the protein MTTPVALYQCRLCLNKTPTRVNIFGGDFPRMLDLLTSIKVQEDDGLPKYSCTKCAKEVQMALMIKKRIIKAHQLLLEALKKKRAIFQKVVITPTVNKVEPSVPKNTNITKQKVVSKKSKPIIKQNRTQPKSKLVVNSNEATTNEDTYEESVKCDIKTEGVEKTNQPNTIKEEKGALDQDVQEIVDGVQKRLENTGFTCEICNLSFPRKYLFRIHNRKHEKRKCNICGRIMRRDNMRKHVLMHTADPAVCSVCGATFKNFEGLRTHNFHYHKHTAQQYICEECGKGFRMKHKFLLHKKKDHMGLKNFKCSICGKAFFTNKSLLKHGRMTHEKQRPYVCEYCGTGFSSSYALRTHKRQHTNEKPFVCEHCFEGFRQRVSLRSHLKSKHGIEEAKEFICKTCEKCFATDHALSIHQRLHETKKCEICSANFAEDEYLAKHLKEVHQLEVEIKQDS from the exons ATGACTACACCCGTAGCGCTGTATCAATGCAGATTATGTTTAAATAAAACTCCAACCAGAGTTAACATATTTGGTGGAGATTTTCCCCGGATGCTAGACCTATTAACATCCATAAAG GTACAGGAAGACGATGGCTTACCAAAATATAGTTGTACAAAATGCGCAAAAGAAGTTCAGATGGCTTTGATGATTAAGAAACGTATTATAAAAGCACACCAACTCCTATTAGAAGCTCTAAAAAAGAAAAGGGCAATATTTCAAAAAGTCGTGATAACCCCTACTGTTAATAAAGTCGAACCTTCAGTACCAAAAAACACAAACATCACTAAGCAAAAAGTAGTTTCTAAAAAATCTAAACCAATAATAAAACAAAATCGAACCCAACCAAAATCAAAATTAGTTGTCAACTCAAATGAAGCAACCACAAATGAAGATACATATGAAGAAAGTGTAAAATGTGATATAAAAACTGAAGGAGTAGAAAAAACAAATCAACCAAACACaattaaagaagaaaaaggagcACTAGATCAAGATGTACAAGAGATAGTTGACGGAGTCCAGAAACGTCTTGAGAATACTGGCTTTACTTGTGAAATATGTAATTTAAGTTTTCCAC gtaaaTACTTGTTCAGGATACACAACCGAAAACACGAAAAACGCAAGTGTAATATTTGCGGCCGAATCATGAGAAGAGACAACATGAGGAAACATGTCTTGATGCATACAGCAGATCCAGCAGTTTGTTCTGTTTGTGGAGCCACGTTCAAAAATTTTGAGGGTTTAAGAACTCACAACTTTCATTACCACAAACATACTGCCCAACAATACATTTGCGAAGAATGTGGTAAAGGCTTTCGAATGAAACATAAATTCTTATTGCATAAAAAAAAGGATCATATGGGTCTAAAGAACTTCAAATGCAGTATTTGTGGAAAAGCTTTCTTTaccaataaatctttattaaaacATGGTCGAATGACCCACGAAAAACAGAGACCTTATGTTTGCGAATATTGTGGTACTGGCTTTTCGTCTAGTTATGCTTTAAGAACTCATAAAAGACAACATACCAATGAAAAACCGTTCGTTTGTGAGCACTGTTTCGAAGGGTTTAGACAGCGGGTTTCATTACGATCTCATTTGAAATCAAAGCATGGAATAGAGGAAGCCAAGGAATTCATTTGTAAAACTTGTGAGAAATGTTTCGCTACAGATCACGCTTTGAGTATACATCAAAGGTTACACGAAACTAagaagtgtgaaatttgttcagCAAATTTTGCTGAAGATGAATATCTGGCAAAACATCTTAAAGAAGTTCATCAATTAGAAGTAGAAATAAAACAAgatagttaa